ATCGGCTCCTCCAGGGGCGCTGGCGGAGATCACCGCTGGCCCCAGGTGCTTCAGGTCGGCCAGTGTGGCGGCAAAGACCCAGGGGCGAAAGCGTTCAGTCTCGCACACGACCTGGCTGCCGACGCGCCGCCAGATAACGGCGCTGCCCTCGCGGCTGGCCCAGACAGAGATAATCCCCGGCGTCTGATCCCAGCCAAACAGGCGCTCATCTTTCGTGTTTTCAAGGGCGTCTTCAGATAGTGCAGGAAGAGATGAAGGCATGATCTTCGGCAAACCTCCTTAAAACCTTCTAGACATAGGTCATGTGCCATCTTTGAATGGTTGTGTGTTCATGGTTGAAACCTCTCAAAGAACCTTTGTTCCAATGATACCATGCAGCGCCTTCCTTGACAACGCCTCCTCATTTCGTTAGCATGCCAGTACAGACGCTATCCGTCAGGCCGAGCAACAAGGAGGGCAACGCTGATGCCAACGCAAGAGGGCTGGCGAGGCCGGTTCTTTGAGGATTTTGAGGTTGGCGATGTGTATCAGCATCCGCTGGGCAGAACCGTAACCACCACCGACAATATCTGGTTTACATTGCTGACGCAGAACACGGCCCCGATTCATTTCGACCATCACTACGCCGCGCAGACGGAGTTTGGCAAGCCCCTGGTTGACTCCACCTTCACGCTGGCGCTGGTGACGGGCCAGAGCGTGATTGATATTTCCCAGAATGTGTTTGCGAACCTGGGATGGGATCAGGTGCGGTTGCCCAATCCGGTCTTTGAGGGCGATACCATTTATTCGCAATCAGAGGTGCTTCAGAAGCGCGAATCGAAGTCGAGGCCCAACGTTGGCATCGTGACTGTCAAGACGACGGGCTATAATCAGGATGGCAAGGTTGTGATTACGTTTGAGCGAACGGCGCTGATCTATAAGCGCGGCCTGGCCCCGCAGATCGCGCGCCTGACGCCAGGAGAGCCGAAATGA
Above is a genomic segment from Ktedonobacterales bacterium containing:
- a CDS encoding MaoC family dehydratase, which encodes MPTQEGWRGRFFEDFEVGDVYQHPLGRTVTTTDNIWFTLLTQNTAPIHFDHHYAAQTEFGKPLVDSTFTLALVTGQSVIDISQNVFANLGWDQVRLPNPVFEGDTIYSQSEVLQKRESKSRPNVGIVTVKTTGYNQDGKVVITFERTALIYKRGLAPQIARLTPGEPK